In one Pseudomonas sp. 31-12 genomic region, the following are encoded:
- a CDS encoding phosphonate ABC transporter ATP-binding protein — translation MTLRLTQASLTHVNGVQALRGVNLHIGAGEQVAIIGPSGAGKSSLLNLLATALRPDNGELQVLGERAWHLSARQRQRLRARIGLIHQSPPLPPRQRVVTAVLAGKLGQWGLGKSLLNLVHPLDIPGARAALARLDLGDKLFAQCQQLSGGQLQRVGIARVLYQAPEVLLADEPVSAMDPVLAEHTLSVLCRHAREHQVTLVASLHAVELALAHFSRIIGLRDGQILFDLAASDVDRELLDKLYANEQLQSSPVPPVSLSVQIPRC, via the coding sequence ATGACATTGCGTCTGACCCAGGCCAGCCTGACCCACGTCAACGGCGTCCAAGCGTTGCGCGGCGTGAATCTGCACATCGGTGCAGGCGAACAGGTTGCCATTATCGGCCCTTCCGGTGCCGGCAAGTCGAGCCTGCTCAACTTGCTGGCCACCGCGTTGCGACCGGACAACGGCGAACTGCAGGTGCTCGGCGAGCGCGCATGGCATCTGTCTGCCCGGCAGCGCCAGCGTCTGCGCGCGCGCATCGGGCTGATTCATCAATCGCCGCCTCTGCCACCGCGCCAGCGTGTGGTCACTGCGGTGCTGGCCGGCAAACTGGGTCAGTGGGGTTTGGGCAAGAGCTTGCTGAACCTGGTCCATCCGCTGGACATTCCGGGCGCACGCGCGGCGTTGGCCAGGCTCGACCTGGGCGACAAGTTATTCGCGCAATGCCAGCAACTGTCCGGCGGACAGCTTCAGCGAGTGGGCATTGCCCGCGTCTTGTATCAAGCGCCCGAAGTGTTGCTGGCCGATGAGCCGGTTTCGGCGATGGACCCGGTGCTGGCCGAACACACGCTGTCGGTACTCTGCCGCCATGCCCGGGAACACCAGGTCACCCTGGTCGCCAGCCTGCATGCGGTGGAGCTGGCCCTGGCGCACTTTTCGCGGATCATCGGCCTGCGTGACGGGCAGATCCTGTTTGACCTAGCGGCAAGCGACGTCGACCGCGAGTTGCTCGACAAGCTCTACGCCAACGAGCAACTGCAATCCTCGCCGGTGCCCCCAGTGTCCTTGAGTGTGCAGATCCCCCGATGCTGA
- a CDS encoding ABC transporter permease, whose translation MLTSATRDPAALPRLLLSLLAIALLWPGIHFSELDLSVLVASDSQSEMGRFVSAFWPPAHGAEFIELLLQATLQTLAIATAGMALALLLAVPASLLASRALSLSAASRAGRPNFGGQLLRWPVRGLLIFLRSVPEIVWALLFVRAVGLGPTAGVLAIAITYSGMLGKVYAEIFESVDQRPAHALLRSGSGRLAAFCYGILPNVAAELMSYTVYRWECAIRASVVMGFVGAGGLGQQMDLSLRMFAGGEVASLLLTFLVLVLLADQLSRLLRWRLT comes from the coding sequence ATGCTGACGTCTGCCACCCGCGACCCCGCCGCCCTGCCCCGTTTGCTCCTCAGCCTGCTGGCGATTGCCCTGTTGTGGCCAGGCATCCACTTCAGCGAGTTGGACCTCAGCGTTTTAGTGGCGAGTGACAGTCAGAGCGAGATGGGCCGGTTTGTCTCGGCCTTCTGGCCGCCAGCCCATGGCGCGGAATTCATCGAACTGCTGTTGCAAGCCACCCTGCAGACCCTGGCCATCGCCACGGCTGGCATGGCGCTGGCGCTGTTGTTGGCCGTTCCCGCCAGCCTGCTGGCCAGTCGCGCCCTGTCGTTGTCGGCTGCCTCCCGTGCCGGTCGCCCAAACTTCGGCGGTCAACTGCTGCGTTGGCCGGTACGCGGGTTGCTCATCTTCCTGCGCAGCGTGCCGGAAATCGTCTGGGCCCTGCTGTTCGTGCGTGCCGTCGGCCTCGGTCCGACCGCCGGGGTACTGGCGATTGCAATTACCTACAGCGGCATGTTGGGCAAGGTCTATGCGGAAATTTTCGAGTCGGTGGACCAGCGCCCGGCCCACGCGTTACTGCGCTCAGGCAGCGGTCGGCTCGCGGCGTTTTGCTACGGGATTCTGCCGAATGTCGCAGCGGAGCTGATGTCGTACACGGTGTATCGCTGGGAATGCGCGATCCGCGCCTCAGTGGTCATGGGTTTCGTCGGTGCCGGCGGTCTGGGACAGCAGATGGATTTGTCGTTGCGCATGTTCGCGGGCGGTGAAGTGGCCAGTCTGTTGCTGACCTTCCTTGTCCTGGTGTTGCTCGCCGATCAACTCAGCCGTCTGCTGCGCTGGAGGCTGACATGA